From Coffea arabica cultivar ET-39 chromosome 2e, Coffea Arabica ET-39 HiFi, whole genome shotgun sequence, the proteins below share one genomic window:
- the LOC113730121 gene encoding uncharacterized protein, protein MGKEWLSWGGGHRSKSSRKGKSSGGGGSGAEREAPTGCMCAVLQLFDLHHLPLASFRPAPFLQDKPTICGGLEAPRNSLELEEPSKDKEAASSLASSMKRQENLNIPVNIQIRTSCESKSSPRVSISKARTDDLLSDCSSSSPGAKTPTLVARLMGLDQLPESSSNAASTLNSLTSSHMHPQAQSQRREQSLVYRRRSCSANNSSRSFPENDFTAGTLSLPETPRISSARRSDAEHRLSLQISNKENIMGEELEFSAYTARKLARRISESRREDENCRRSGHYARQIVKQVKDRVSRKVGLDITNRVMSRVEQPRDDDEHVVLLKPNKPFNNNNKVALTRALVGDDSSQVKQSTPSCSPRLSEYYYYYPKNKPPVVNSTQSAQHSPRLSPLSKPIPQVAPSLQEHLPNHQQNSPAVKKCKKDAIASQKYTSRLKKPLQVSDGIRNKKEEPFVRSATANKGNVADKKCKKTPLSHDLLNCSTAAPTLLPVKKDIPFPATKLVRDKQPQAPDAETWKRRKQKLSSCSSQSYDKQEQQEKEATHILTAITQENIQDDRCRRNGSSTILTSTSPGIGDKAEASVAEYQCYIQRILKRTGIDKSTPVALAKWYSPSRPLDPSIFHYIELFHPTTLTAPVSTSTSPSNLTLRSNRRLVFQLVDELLAEILKPYLCMKPSCHLRPRGQMYGSELIDTLCSRINKFPSANCQVLEDIDALVDADFRLGRESFEGEEEEEEGEEIVSEIERGILESLVHETAMEAAAAAAAAYG, encoded by the exons ATGGGCAAAGAATGGCTGTCCTGGGGTGGAGGTCACAGGAGTAAATCCTCCAGAAAAGGAAAATCATCGGGAGGAGGAGGAAGCGGAGCTGAAAGAGAAGCCCCCACGGGATGCATGTGTGCTGTACTTCAACTCTTTGATTTGCATCATCTTCCGCTTGCTTCTTTCAGGCCTGCCCCTTTCTTGCAAGACAAACCAACCATCTGCGGAG GGCTAGAAGCACCAAGAAACAGCTTAGAGTTGGAGGAGCCTTCCAAGGACAAGGAAGCTGCAAGTTCATTGGCATCCTCCATGAAGCGACAAGAAAATTTGAACATCCCG GTGAACATTCAAATTAGGACAAGTTGTGAAAGCAAATCATCGCCAAGAGTCTCAATTTCAAAAGCAAGGACGGATGATTTATTATCCGATTGCAGCAGCAGCTCCCCTGGGGCCAAAACTCCAACTCTGGTTGCTAGACTAATGGGCCTGGATCAACTTCCTGAGAGTTCTTCTAATGCTGCCTCAACTCTAAATTCTCTAACAAGCTCCCACATGCATCCTCAAGCACAAAGTCAGAGAAGGGAACAATCCCTCGTCTACAGACGACGTTCATGCAGTGCCAACAACAGCAGCAGAAGTTTTCCGGAGAATGACTTCACCGCGGGTACTCTTTCTCTGCCTGAGACACCTAGAATATCGTCAGCAAGGAGGTCAGATGCGGAACACAGGCTATCccttcaaatcagcaacaaagAGAACATTATGGGCGAGGAGCTTGAATTCTCAGCTTACACAGCAAGGAAATTGGCCCGGAGGATATCAGAGTCCAGACGAGAAGATGAAAATTGCAGAAGGAGCGGTCATTATGCCAGGCAGATTGTGAAGCAAGTGAAGGACAGGGTAAGCAGAAAAGTAGGGCTCGACATAACCAACAGAGTCATGAGCAGGGTGGAGCAGCCAAGGGATGATGACGAACACGTTGTTCTCCTCAAACCCAACAAACCATTTAATAATAACAACAAGGTGGCCTTAACAAGAGCACTAGTTGGCGATGATTCTAGCCAAGTCAAGCAATCAACACCATCTTGCTCTCCGAGGCTCTCggaatattattattattatcccaAGAACAAGCCCCCAGTTGTCAATAGCACTCAGTCTGCGCAACATTCTCCAAGGCTCTCCCCGTTGTCCAAGCCAATTCCTCAAGTTGCTCCGAGTCTACAAGAGCATTTACCAAATCACCAACAAAACTCCCCAGCAGTCAAAAAATGCAAGAAGGATGCCATTGCCAGCCAGAAATACACCTCCCGTCTGAAAAAGCCTCTGCAAGTTTCCGATGGCATTAGGAACAAAAAAGAAGAGCCATTCGTTCGTTCAGCGACCGCAAACAAAGGAAACGTCGCAGACAAGAAATGCAAGAAGACTCCACTTTCCCATGACCTTCTCAACTGCAGTACTGCGGCCCCAACCCTCTTACCTGTCAAGAAAGACATCCCTTTTCCAGCAACCAAATTAGTACGTGATAAAcag ccacagGCACCTGATGCTGAAACGTGGAAAAGGCGCAAACAAAAATTATCTAGTTGTTCGAGCCAGTCGTACGACAAGCAGGAGCAACAGGAGAAAGAGGCGACGCACATACTCACCGCCATTACTCAAGAAAACATCCAAGATGACAGATGTCGTCGCAACGGAAGTTCTACCATCTTAACCTCCACCTCCCCCGGTATCGGTGATAAAGCAGAAGCATCCGTAGCGGAATATCAGTGCTACATCCAAAGAATACTAAAGCGTACGGGTATAGACAAAAGTACCCCAGTGGCCCTGGCCAAATGGTACTCCCCGTCTCGCCCTCTGGACCCTTCCATCTTTCACTACATCGAACTTTTTCACCCCACCACATTAACCGCCCCTGTTTCCACCTCCACAAGCCCTTCCAACTTGACCTTGAGGTCCAACAGAAGGCTGGTTTTCCAATTGGTGGACGAGCTGCTAGCAGAAATTCTCAAGCCCTATCTATGCATGAAGCCAAGCTGCCACCTGCGGCCGCGTGGTCAAATGTACGGGTCAGAGTTGATTGACACGTTGTGCTCCAGAATCAACAAGTTTCCTTCGGCTAACTGTCAGGTTCTAGAAGACATAGATGCACTGGTGGACGCGGATTTCCGGCTGGGAAGAGAATCATttgaaggagaagaagaagaagaagaaggagaggaGATAGTATCGGAGATTGAACGTGGCATCCTGGAGTCGCTGGTGCATGAAACGGCAATGgaggcggcggcggcggcggcggcggcttACGGCTAG
- the LOC113730122 gene encoding uncharacterized protein: MAANVNPNPTPEANAVAIPEIGPDGLRRESPVIAYTEQKIEEEQLQLQKYIQENYSKIRDVERELANLSMEMKLTSGPKKAALEHMRKKIEISNEKIRLARQKEELARKAWEEASKAVKDEEAFKQKLCEDLNNLVQESSNAQLARLEELKRRLEALNPSRSSASVPIDGVPLEHSPSNRTEDAALGTASVQVANGSSGQISSQGNAGHGPITNGNQGLPAYNEGRGKKKTVLQGRGKGIGAVPKGRGSAAPGWTGAGFDVDGRS, from the exons ATGGCTGCCAATGTCAACCCCAATCCCACTCCTGAGGCCAATGCCGTTGCTATCCCCGAGATCGGACCCGATGGCCTCCGTCGAGAATCTCCTGTCATTGCCTACACCGAACAG AAAATCGAGGAAGAGCAGCTTCAATTGCAAAA gTACATTCAGGAAAACTATTCCAAGATTCGAGATGTTGAACGAGAATTGGCAAATCTTTCCATGGAGATGAAACTTACATCTGGCCCAAAAAAAGCAG CTCTTGAGCACATGAGAAAGAAGATAGAAATCTCGAATGAGAAAATTCGTCTTGCTAGGCAAAAGGAGGAACTTGCAAGAAAG gcTTGGGAAGAAGCATCAAAGGCAGTAAAAGATGAGGAAGCATTTAAGCAGAAGCTTTGCGAAGATTTGAATAACCTG GTACAAGAGAGTAGTAATGCTCAATTAGCTAGACTAGAGGAATTGAAAAGGCGGCTGGAAGCTCTGAATCCTAGCAGATCATCCGCATCTGTCCCAATT GATGGTGTTCCATTGGAACATTCACCCAGCAATAGAACTGAAGATGCTGCCTTAGGTACAGCTAGTGTGCAAGTAGCTAATGGATCTTCTGGACAGATATCTAGTCAAGGTAATGCAGGACATGGTCCAATAACAAATGGAAACCAAGGGCTTCCTGCATACAATGAAGGTAGAGGGAAGAAAAAAACTGTGCTACAAGGGAGGGGAAAGGGAATTGGAGCAGTACCCAAGGGTAGAGGTTCTGCAGCACCTGGGTGGACTGGGGCGGGTTTTGATGTTGATGGTAGAAGTTGA
- the LOC113730123 gene encoding probable fructokinase-7 — protein sequence MADKPISDNLERLSLNSNGDSVVKSPFVLCFGELLIDFVPTINGVSLAEAPAFKKAPGGAPANVAVCVARLGGSSAFIGKVGEDEFGHMLADVLKENKVDISGMRFDSSARTALAFVTLRADGEREFMFFRNPSADMLLRESELDIDLIKKAAIFHYGSISLIEEPCKSSHLAAMAIAKKSGSLLSYDPNLRLALWPSANAAREGIMSIWDQADIIKISEDEITFLTGGDDPYNDDVVLNKLFHPNLQLLLVSEGSQGCRYYTKQFKGRVPGLKVKPVDTTGAGDAFVGGLLSRLASDLNLYQDENRLREALYFANACGALTVTKNGAIPALPTIDEVERLVSEVAA from the exons ATGGCTGATAAGCCCATTTCAG ATAATTTGGAAAGGCTTTCCTTGAATTCGAATGGGGATTCTGTAGTGAAGAGCCCTTTTGTTTTGTGCTTTGGGGAATTGTTGATTGACTTTGTCCCGACAATTAATGGAGTTTCATTAGCTGAAGCTCCTGCCTTCAAAAAGGCTCCAGGTGGTGCTCCTGCTAATGTTGCTGTATGTGTGGCACGACTTGGAGGATCTTCAGCTTTTATTGGAAAG GTAGGAGAGGATGAATTTGGACATATGTTGGCTGATGTACTGAAAGAAAACAAAGTTGATATTTCTGGTATGAGGTTTGATTCCTCAGCAAGAACTGCGTTGGCATTTGTTACACTCAGAGCTGATGGTGAGCGTGAATTTATGTTTTTCCGCAATCCGAGTGCTGATATGCTTCTTCGGGAGTCAGAACTTGATATTGACTTAATTAAAAAG GCAGCCATCTTCCACTATGGTTCAATTAGTTTGATTGAAGAGCCATGCAAGTCCTCACATCTAGCTGCAATGGCCATTGCAAAAAAGTCTGGGAGCTTACTGTCTTATGACCCAAATTTGAGATTGGCTTTGTGGCCTTCAGCTAATGCTGCTAGGGAGGGTATAATGAGTATATGGGACCAAGCAGATATTATCAAG ATAAGTGAGGATGAAATCACATTTCTGACTGGAGGTGATGATCCTTACAATGATGATGTGGTATTAAATAaactttttcatccaaatttgcaacTTCTACTGGTATCTGAAGGCTCACAGGGCTGCAGATATTACACAAAG CAATTTAAGGGAAGAGTTCCTGGTTTGAAAGTCAAACCTGTTGACACCACGGGTGCTGGTGACGCATTTGTTGGTGGATTATTGAGCAGATTGGCTTCTGACCTAAATCTTTATCAG GATGAGAATCGGTTGAGGGAGGCTCTATATTTTGCCAACGCCTGTGGTGCACTAACCGTAACAAAGAATGGAGCTATCCCTGCCCTTCCAACAATTGATGAAGTCGAACGACTTGTAAGCGAGGTCGCTGCTTGA